The genomic segment AGCCCCGCATGGGGCGTTTGCAAGAGGCATACTCCGCCCCAAAGGATTGGATACCGCATGATTTCCCCGCAAATTTTGGCAGTGTTTGCAGCATTGCAAGCCGGACAGCCCCATGATCAACCATGACGAGGCAGCACCCCGCGTCTGGCGGGTAGACGCGCTCTGCCGAGCGCTGGCAGACACCCTGAATGCCCGCTTCAACCCCGTGCGGGTGACTGGCGAGCTGTCTGGCTTTTCCAGGGCTGCGAGCGGCCATTGCTACTTTTCGCTCAAAGACCAAGATGCCCAGATCCGGTGCGCCATGTTTAAGCGCTCGGCCTCTCAGCTGGACTTTGCTCCCCGTGACGGCGAGTTGGTGGAGGTGTCGGGGCGCCTGGATATTTATGGCCCGCGCGGAGATCTGCAGCTGATTGTGGAGAGCATGCGCAAGCAAGGGCAGGGCAATCTATTTGAAGAGTTTGTTCGCCTCAAGAACCGGCTTGAATCCCGCGGCCTCTTTGCGCAGGAACGCAAAAGAGCGCTTCCCCTGATGCCCCGCGGAATTGGCCTGATTACGTCTTTGGGGGCGGCTGCGCTGCATGATGTGGCTACCGCGCTGCGCCGACGTGTGCCGCATATTCCAGTGGTGCTGGCTCCTGCTTCGGTACAGGGTGGCAATGCGCCGGCCGAGCTCACCCGCGCTTTGCAAGCCTTGCTGGCCCGCTCCGCTGACATGGATGGCGCGGGCACCCCTCTGGATGTAATTTTGTTGGTGCGCGGCGGCGGTTCTATGGAGGACCTGTGGGCTTTCAATGACGAGGCACTGGCCATTGCGTTGAGTGGGTCGC from the Rhodoferax potami genome contains:
- the xseA gene encoding exodeoxyribonuclease VII large subunit, translated to MINHDEAAPRVWRVDALCRALADTLNARFNPVRVTGELSGFSRAASGHCYFSLKDQDAQIRCAMFKRSASQLDFAPRDGELVEVSGRLDIYGPRGDLQLIVESMRKQGQGNLFEEFVRLKNRLESRGLFAQERKRALPLMPRGIGLITSLGAAALHDVATALRRRVPHIPVVLAPASVQGGNAPAELTRALQALLARSADMDGAGTPLDVILLVRGGGSMEDLWAFNDEALAIALSGSPIPVVSGVGHETDFTIADFVADVRAPTPTAAAELVATPTTTCLAAIDLMQDRLSAAVQRQLDTQAQRLDRVATRAGRPSGVVVGHSLRLQQMAHQLQVAQQARLLEARRQHEALALKFSDGVHTLGRQAHERLDQSALRLRLLDPTLVLQRGYAWLADPRGATVTSVRQAGPGDVITATLADGTVDMAVRAVHEN